AAACGTTCTCGGATAGAGATGTGCCCAAAAGCAATTTTAATCATttcaacgagacgaacaacttttgtgttgaattttttttaattcgaGGCCATCTTGAGAGCCGAATCACTGGTGCAAAAGCTCTTGTTGACAAAGGACGCTCAGGCAAGACCAAGAATATCTCCTCCGAGGAGGCATCCAATGTAGGAGCAAACAGGGACTACTTAAGACATGTCCTATTGGTAGATATTATTTTTCTCTCGCCTTTTATATTtcgtctcgacgagacgaagaattTTCATGTTGAGGAACTTCTCATTTGGAGCCATCTTAATTGTGTTTTTGGCCATGCTTTGGTGTCAACACCCGTATCGCGTAGAGAGGAATTGGAGGCGAGGCGGACGAGCAGTTGTGCGAGTGTAGTGGACTTCATGCGGATCTCACTCTCCTTTGTTTTGAGCGAGAGCGAGAGGCCATCAGTTGTGTGTGAACAAAGGAATACCTGACCTTTTCTATGTGGGAGATGGAGATGCAGGGCTTCTGTTTCGAAGGAGAAAAACTGGTATGATCTTGCAGTTGGAAATGAAAAAAATTAATGGGGTCATGAGAGAGGCTGCTCGTCTCATATGGTTGGAAACTGAACTGTTAATGGGAATCAAACCTGCTAGTATCCGTTTTGCTAAACTTTATATGCATGTGTGTTTTAGTAAGCCGTTGTAGTTGGAATATCCTATTTGACGCTCTTTGCGTCAAACTGCCGGTGCTTCTCACAGGCGAGCGACCGAGCAGCAACGCGATGGGACGGCCCAGTTTTTTGCGTGTACAACGGAGGTTCCTTGAACCGGTTTTTTCATTTActgggttttctttttttcttttgtgtttttatctctgtttctttttgttttgttttcttttttttgtttcttttttccttttcccgGTTATTTTATCTTTTTTAAACTAAGTTCATGTTCGAAAATTGTTCTTCATAGAAAAAATTTCTTGCCTTTAGAAAATCTTCgcttaattttttttataaaataaaaaatattcgggattttcaaaaaatgtttgcgaatgcttttttttcaattttttttaaaaatggtcgggtattaaaaaatgttcttaagtttcaaaaaatgttcatgattctaAAAAAATGCTTTTGTTGAAATTTCAGGAAAATGTTCTTCCTttaaaaatttgttcacattttccaaaaatgttcatgcttaaaaAAACTACCGTAATCTCATTTATAAAAATTGTTCACAATctcaaaaaatgttctcattttgaAAAATTTCACAGTTCTAGAAATTTGTTCATGTtacaaaaaatgttcaggaatttcaaatAATATTCTCATTTTCAAATTTCGTTCACAAATTCAGAGAAATGTTCATTTTTCAAAAAACTTTTGCGATTTTGTTCACAATTTGAATAAATATTCACATGTTTAAAATTTTGTTCGCATCTCCAAAAAATGTATAATACAAATTTTGTTTTTTAAAAAAGTTTGTGTTTTAACTTTTTTGTTGCTGAACTAAAAAAAATATTCCTGTTTTCCATTTTTTAAAAACTAAAAACTGTTCGCAATCTCAAAAAATGTTCGAGTTTTTCGAAATTTATTAGTTTTTCAGATACCTTTTTGAAAATTATTCGCGTTTTTGGATTCTATTTGGGTTTGCAAATTTTGTTCGTGTTTCATTTTCAAATCAGAATCACAAAACATCTTCACTTTTCCAAAAAATGCGGCATTTTAAAACTGCTCGCAATTTTTGATATGGTTTCAAAATGTTTTCCAAATCTCAACGCTGCTGTCTGTTCTTATAGATTTCTGCACCTTTATGTTCAGTTGGTGGTGTCTGGTGTAGTGGCTAATGGCTCGCGGTTGGAGTGTGCGGTGGTGGGAATGATCCCTTGTACTCGCTGTTTATTTCCTGCTTTTTTGTCGCATGCGAAAGGAAACGAAACAAAGAGCGGCTTGGTGGGCTGGTCCAGACGTGCGTCAACCCTGTGAGGTCCCGTTGTAGTCACCTAAAATAAGAGCTGCGTACATCACAAGCGAAAGATCTAAGTGGGCCTGCCCATGCGAAAGGGTGTGTAAAGGGCTGGGCGCcacttgttttttgttttttgggtttGTTCAGCTGTGCCCTCCGCAGAATCTATGTGTCCGTGTGTTGTGCTACTTCGTGTGCGACGTGTGTTGTGCTACTTCATGTGcggcgtgtgtgtgcgtgtgtttgtgGTGTGATCTTTCTTTGACTTTGTGGCTTCGGTGGTTGCTTTATATGTAAAGTGGGACGAAAGTCTTTTTCGGTAAAGGGCTGGCCACTTTTGTGTCTATTCTGCCCAAAAAGTCAGTTTATTATGCACCCTATGCATCGAATAGGATTCGCCGTATTGCTCACGACACTAGTTTTTTTACACGATAGTGCTCACTCTGGGCGGTTTTTACATGATTTCAACCGGTTTTCTAAGCGTATTTTTGAGCAAGACGAGTTTTTcgggtttttttctttttcttttttctttctgattCTTGTTTAGTTTATATTTCATTTTAAAGAAATGTAACATTTGTATGTTTCCTTTTAAGTTTGTTCTGCCTTTTTTATGTTTATTCGTTCATTTAAAAGAAATACTATTAAATTGCCCCAACgttttatatttagaaatggaggcaGTATATTAAGAGAAAAGATTCCCCTCAACCAGCGGATGACATCATTACATCGATCGGGCGCGTGGCCGTTGGATTGGACTTGATCGTTTGCCTATTGCGTCACGTGTTCTGGTCGCAGGAGCCCACTGGTGTCCAAAAATATCTGTGTCTACCATGTCCTGATCCTTATCCTCACAAAAGTCACCGCTCACTACTCCTCTTCTTCATGGAtcgatttctctctctctctctctctctctctctcaagcatCCACACGTCGGTCGTTGTTTCATCATCCATCCTCTCCGCTGGCAAGCACGCGCTCGGCCGTCGCGGTCGTTGGCCGCCTCCGCCACCACCcaccctctctcctcctccctcttctcGATCGACGACGCCCCTTCTGCTGCTACcgggtgatgaagaagaagacctgCTCGAGACCGATGATGCAGGGCGCCGTCCACTTCTGCAACATCACCGCTGTTGCAAAAAACAAATgtgcaacaagacctttgttgaAAAAAAAAATCGACAACAAGACCTTCGTTGCAAAAAAGATGCAATaagacctttgttgcaaaaaaTAATATCCGCAACAAGACCTTTCTTGCAAAAAGAATCCGCGACACAATCTCTATTGCAAAAGTATGCCGCAACACAACCTCTGTTGCACAAAAATCCCGCAACACAACCTCTATTACAAATATTTGTGCAACAAGGTCTTTGTTGCAAAGTAGAGATAAGACGTTGACCCCACTAGATCCATGTCAGATCCCACGGCTCGCGAGGCGACCGTGGCGGACGCGTAGTAGCCCCCATTTTTTATACACTACACTTTTTGGCAAACGAATTAAACTTCTTAATTCAGAATTCGATCTGACTGAGAGAGTGAGTGGTCTCTTCACTGGGCCTGGCCGAAGGCCCAACAGTGTTTTGAGGGAGGCCGAAGGCGGCAACGGTGTTTTGGGGGAGGCCGAAGGCCCAACTTAGTTTACTGACTTTTATCTTCATGCTTGTCAATGTCTCGAAAAAAAAAATCTTCATGCTTGTCTGCCGAttgctgcacctcgccgcctcgcttCGGCGGCCGGCAGTGCCGCCGTcgccctcccccgccgccgcgcgGCTTTGGAGCACCCCCTACCAAAACACGAGACCGTTCCGCCTGGCACCACCTCGCCGCCCACCACTGCCCCGCACGAGCGCCCATTCCCCAACCCTCGTCGGGGCCGCCGGTCGACAGACCAACCACGGCTAGGAGTCTCTGGGAAAGGTACGCATTTCTTAGGCCGTTTCTTCAATATTTAATCCGCTTGTTTTTTCCTACAATGGAGAGGAAAGAGATATGAGACCTCGTTATGTCATCATCTGTAAATTCATTGGCCGCCTTATTTTTTTTTTTAATTTGGCAACTACGAAAGTGAAATTTGTTTGTCTGAGATGTGGTGTCCTTATCTTGTACATGTGGTCTGATCTAGCAAGATGTTGAACTAGTACACCTCATTCCACGCGCTCTATTGACTGGGAATTTGTGCACTCCTTTCGTCTTCTTTTCCAAAGTCACAATCGATTGCCCAGGCAGATCTTAATTTGGTTGTTCTTCCCGCCTGATTAGTATCTGTAATTCTAAAATTGCTACGATATCATTGTTTTATCAGGCACATTTGGCTGGGCTTCTCCTGAGTCACATTACTGTTAGATGCGGCATTCTTCCACATCTCAATTTTTTTTGCTAATGTGTACAGCCAAGGCGATCAACTTGGAAGAAGCACTTTGGTTGGTGCCAGTTCACTGTCCTCGTGGTCGATGGCCAACTCTCCGTCTTCATGGTTCAGCGGCACCTGCAACTGATGCCGTCGGCCGTGTATATCCTAACATCCACCTCAATGGTACACTCCATGCCTTCTACCCTGCAACTTTCCAAAACCTCATCAACCTAAACAAAAACAATCTTGTTGTATCGTCCCTGAAAACTTATTTGCATAATCTGATGATTTAGTACTTAAGCTCACATCCACAGGGGCAAACTAAGATGAAGGGTTGTACTCGTTTTTCTTTCTTTGTGACATTTTGGAGGCACCGTGAGCTGACATACACATAGTCAGTCATCGGTTATGACCTTACTGGAGACTACTAGTCACTTCCCTGTGAGGCTGGGAATCAGGATGCCCAAGAGTGTGGCCTGAAAGCACTGACTCTAGATTTGTTATTTCCCTCCCACGACCCCAACTCTGAAGTCTTTGCACCCATATACCTGTTCAGCGATAGCATCACAATGTATTTGTACTTTTGTGCAATTGTGCATTCGTTCTGTGTGTACTCTATCTATTTCCAAATGCAATGCATAGAGCACCCTGCAGCTTGCCATTTTCTTACCAACACTATAACCTGCTGCAATGGCACTGCAGAAACTCTTCCACATCTCAGTTTTCCTGCTAGTATGCGCAGCCAAGGCAATCAACCCTGAAGCTGAAGCACTACTCCGATGGAAGTCCACTTTGATTGGTGCCAACCCGTTGCCCTCGTGGTCAATTGCCAACTCTACGTGCTCTTGGTCTGGCGTCACCTGTGACGCTGCCGGACATGTTACCAAGCTCCACCTTTCCGGCTTTGGGCTCCATGGTACGCTACACGCCTTCTACTCTGCTGCGTACCAGAATCTCATCAAGATCAAACTCAACAGCAATAATCTTGTTGGCACCATCCCAGCAAACATATCCCTTTTGCCCACGCTCACCATTTTGGACTTGAGCAACAACAATCTTGTCGGTGCCATCCCCTACCAACTCAGCAAGCTACCAATAATTGCTGAGGTTAATCTGGGAAATAACCAATTGACTAACCTAGAATATGACAAGTTCTCGCCTATGTTCAGCCTGAAGCTATTATCTCTAGCTAACAATGATCTCAGTGGAACCTTCCCACAATTTATCCTCAACTACACCAATGTGAGGATGCAATTCCTTGATTTGTCAGGTAATGACTTCTCAGGGCTGTTACCAGATTCACTGCCGGAAATGGTCCCAAGGTTGAGGTATCTAGATCTGTCAGCTAATGGATTCTCTAGCTTGATACCTCGCTCACTCTCGAGGCTCCAGAAGCTTGAGATACTGCTTCTCAACGAAAATAATCTTACAGGAGGGATCCCAGAGGAGCTTGGGATGGTACCTGGATTGCGAGTTCTTTCACTAAGCAACAATTCACTTGGTGGGTTGATCCCAGGCTCTCTTGGGCAGCTTCAGTTACTAGAGCAACTCAATATCAGAAATGCTGGTTTGGTTTCTACTCTTCGACCCGAGCTGGGGAACCTTACTAATCTCGAGCACTTGGACCTGGCACATAACCAACTATTTGGAAGTTTGCCACCATCTTTGGCCAGGATGCAAGCAATGTCCTGGTTCATTGTACATGACAACTATATCGATGGTACCATCCCGGCAGAGCTGTTTTCAAACTTGACCAACCTCGCGGTATTCGATGTAGCCAAAAACTTGTTAGCTGGAAGCATCCCATCGCAGATTGGTAACTGTAAAGAGATAATCACTCTCCTCCTTTCAAACAACAACTTTACTGGTTCCATCCCAGTAGAGATGGGCAGCTTGCCGAACTTGCAGTTTTTGGTCATGTCAAAGAATCACTTTACTGGAGTGATACCATCTCATATCGGCAATGCAACATCTTTGAAATTCCTTGCCATCAGATCCAACCACCTTGACGGAGAGCTTCCTGCAACCATGTCCGCGCTGATAAATCTTGTTGCTCTCATCTTGTCTGGCAACAAGTTTACGGGTATCATACCTAATATTGACAACAGGCAGTTGCCGTCTGTCAAGGCGGCCAAAAATAAAAACAACAGCAGCTTCATGGGAGAATTGCCATCTGCCTTTTGTCAGTTAACACTTTTGCAACTCTTGGATCTATCAAACAATCAGTTGTCTGGTGAGTTTCCTGGTTGCTTTTGGTACTTGAAAGATTTGCAATCCTTAGATTTATCGAGCAATGCTTTTGCTGGTGAAATTCCTACCTCAAGTTGTAATTCTTCACTAAGGTCCCTGCACCTATCAGACAACAACTTTACAGGTTGCTTTCCAGCTGTGTTGAAGAACTTCAAAGCCTTGTTATTTTGGATCTCGGGAGCAATAATATCTCTGGTGTAATTCCTGCATGGATTGGGCAAAGCAATCCTTTGTTGAGGATTCTTGGACTCCGATCAAACATGTTCTATGGAAGTATTCCCTGGCAGCTATCACAACTCTCCCATCTCCAACTGCTTGATCTAGCTGAGAATAATTTTATAGGTTCCATACCAGAAAGTTTCCTCAACTTATCCTTCATGAGGCAGGCACCCACGGTGCAGCCAGGTATAAAAATCATCCTACAATATGCCACCTTTGGATATATATACAGTGGCACTATGGTCGTAATTTGGAAAGGACAGGATTACATTTTCCGGGGAAGAGATGCATTTGTGACAGGTATTGATCTCTCTGCCAATTCTCTTTTTGGTGTTCTACCTCTGGAGTTGACAAATCTTAGAGGCATCCAGTTACTAAATATGTCAAGAAATTGTCTATCTGGTAGTATTCCGAAGGATATCGGCAGCCTAAAGTTTTTAGAATCTCTTGACCTCTCTTGGAACAAGATATCAGGTCCTATTCCTTCTAGCATATCAAACCTGATATTCCTCAGTTCCCTTAATCTCTCGAACAATCTTCTATCGGGACGGATACCTACAGGGAATCAACTCCAAACATTGGATGACCCGTCAATTTATAGCAATAACCTGGGACTTTGTGGCTCTCTATTGAACATTTCATGTAAACATGGTTCAAGTCCAACGACCACATCGGATGTGGGAAAGGAATATCATGATGAACTTGAAACCATGTGGATGTACTACTCAGTGATTGCTGGAACAATATTTGGTTTCTGGATATGGTTTGGCACATTGTTTTTCTGGAAGCCCTGGAGATGTGCTTTCTTGAGTTGCATAGATGCCATGCAACAGAAAGTTATGAGGAAGATGAAGCATATCCGAGGTATAGAAAGTTGTCCAAGTATTGAATGATACCACATCAAATGAAGATGAAGCAAGATGTAAGCGTCGTGATAATTATACCTGTTTCTGTTCCCAGTACGCTCAAGAATTACCAATGTTCCAGTGGACATATTTTGCTCAAGGTTCTAGACAAGTTTGTTGTGTAGCTTTAGTCAGGGTAATGGTTTGTGTCTCGCTCATGCTTTTGTAAGTGTATGTTgtaaatcttataatatttataaAGCCTATTGTGCATGATTTTTCCTGTTGTTCAGAGTAGAATAGCAGTTTTAGTTAGCATACATTGGAACTGCCTTGAAGCCTACCTCCCCTTCAAATAGTGAAACCTCCAGCATGCACTGAAATTTTACTCCATATTCTAGTACTTCTCCCGATACAGCATCTGTATCAAGGCTTTAACTACATGTAACGGTCTTCAAGGGGATCACACGCTCTACTTCTCTTCTAAAATTGTTCCCTGGAGAAAATGGTGCCACATCACTGGCAATGACACCCCCACGACGGCAGCTTGCCGTACATGGAACCTGACGACTTTCTTCCAGTCATTTGCCTGTCACACCAGGACATGCTATCTTATTCCATCTCAGTGCTACATGTTCCTATGGTGTGCGTACAAGGTTCCTCGAAACCCAACATTAAGTTGAGAACCTTAAGAGCGTTCAACGATGTCTCAATGGTGAAGTGTGCGACCAGATGACGATCGAgtgaatgtgtgtgtgtgttttggtaTGCATGCGTGTGCATCTTGGCGTCTTCCCTATAGTCACAAAATAAAAAGCAATCCATACATTGCTttgaaataaaaaaattggaatttggAAAAAAATTTAAGTTTTTTAGGATGCAAACAGAAATTAAGTTGGCTCTTTCCCCTTTGAATGGTGAATAGATTTTCTCCCTGCAAGGAGATTACGTGCTTGATTTGTCATATGGAGGGAGAGGGAAAAATTACAGTTCTGTACTAGTCGTAGTAGGAAATAGACAACCAATTCAACTATTTTGTGGCTGCTTTTTTTGTTTTCTTGATTTTGCAGTTGCTGCGATATGTGTTTGTGTATGGTGTATGGTATCCTCATCTTACCAAATACTACTCTCTGTATTGCACATTTGGTCTTATCAAGCAAAGCTTTTTACTGGAGTAGTACACCCTGTCGCATGCCTTCTCTGACCGGGAGCTTGTGCACTCTTTCCAGTCATCTTCTTCTTTTCCGAAGTCACAATCGATTGCTCGAACAGTTCTTAGTTTGATTGTTCCTCCAGCCTGATTAGTGTTCTGTAATTTTAATACTGTAATCTTCTAGAGATTTGAGTTTTCATTATTCTTTTGGTTTGCATTTCATGGATGCAGGCTCTGTTCTGTGCAGCCATTGGATACTTGTGTCTTATCGTCTCTTTTCAAGTTAACCTGCAGACTCGGTTGTTTACCAGCATGTAAACCGTCTCAGTATTTGCATCTATCGAAGTTGTGCTCTTGCATTACGGCTATTGTTTGGGTAACCTACCTTTTCTGTCTACTTTTTGTGATAACTAATTCCTATATGCTTCTGCATCTCATTCTCAGAAGCACAGCAGGTTTGCCGGGATACTGAAATTAGCATTTGTACCATAAAAGAGCTCCTGGATAACTAGGTGATTTGTAGATACAGAAGCTCAAATACAGAGCGCTGTTGCTTAATTAAGAGTTATCACTTTCCTTTGCGACTTTTTGGAAGTTCCTTTCCTGTGGCCTGTGATACTACTTAGTTTGTCATTCTTTTCTAGATCATGTTCGTATTTTCTGGCTTTTTTCCTGTTCTTTGATTTCGCTGCTCCTTTTGGAAACCATTTTCATGGATGGTAATTTGTTCTAGCAACAGTGATGTTGAACCTTTGTGGTCACTCCCATTGACCGACTTCTCTTCCGTGACACAATGGCACTGTTGAACTGAGCTTGTGTGTCCTCAGGGGAAAAAGGAGCTTCAACAGTCAGCTCCCAGATATTGACTAGCTTGTGTTACTTGGGCAATGCAGTTGGGCAGGTGACTTGGCTTTCTGTTAATGGACACTCTCATTCACCACAACCACATATATACATGGCCGTCGGTCTCATTCACCACCATACTGGCCAGCTTTCATTGTTGGCTGGGTCCTGTACACTGACAGATTCGGTGTTTTCTTCACAGGATGACCAAGTCTTCAGTTTCTGTAGACATATGCCCGTCCAGACAAGTTTGTATAATAGACTGCCAACCCACTGCTGACCCATTCTACTGTTGCCAACCTATACTGCTGACTAATGAGTAATGACCTCCATTTTCTTGCCAACGCAGCTCACATCTCAAGAGCAGTAAATCTTTCCTATAATAGACATGCTGGCTGTTCGACTGGAGGGGCAAACACAGAGTCTACCCAGCCACACCCTTGAGCGATGGCACCACAATACAAGCTCTCATTTTTGACAACTTTGCGCTTTGCATATGCTGCTATGCATGGCCAGTGCAATCAGCCCGGAAGGAGAAGCACTCCTCCGGTGGAAGTCCACTTTGCTCAATTCCACCTACCTGTCATCATGGTCGCATGCCGAATCGACCTGTGATTGGTTCGGTGTCACCTGTGACAATGCCGGCCATGTTACCGCACTCGAGCTATCCTGGTTCAGCCTCAATGGCACGCTCAACGCCTTGTACTTCCCGGCATTCCGGAACATCACCACACTTGACCTCTGCGGCAACAACCTCATCGGTACCATCCCAGAAAACATATCGCTGCTGCTCACCTTGGCCTACCTGGATTTGAGCAACAACTATTTTGTTGGTGCGATCCCCCATCAACTCGGCAAGCTCCCATGGATTCGTTATATCGATCTTGGGAATAACTACTTAACCAACCCAGACCCTGCCAAGTTCTCGCCTTTGTCCACCGTGCAAACCTTACATCTAAATGATAACAATCTCAACGGCACTTTTCCACAGTTCATCCTGAACCGCACCAACGTTAGGTTGAAGGACTTCGACCTATCAGGTAACTTCTTCTCGGGTTCAATACCTGAGACTCTGCCAGATATGGTTCCAAATTTACTATTTCTTgatgagtaaattgcaaaaaaccaccataaTTAGAGACGCTAATTCAAAAAACCACCATCATtcggttttttttcaaaaaatcaccAACATTGTGCTGACAATTTTTAAAAAACACTGATCGCACATATGAGCACTTGCTAACGCTAAAACTGACATACAGGTCCCACCACAAGTGATGATGTGGCAAACAAAACTAACGGCGTTTGACCGACCGTCAAAATAGacatgggacccgcatgtcagtgtgATATCTCACATATAATAAAAAAACACATCTCTGTGTCCTCCTGCTCTCGATCCATTGTGCACGCAGTGtgcacagccgccgccgccccaatcCGGATGGATCCCACGCCGGACCGCAGGTCGCCGCCGGCAAGCCAAGCCGTCGCCACCCCGCCCTTATTTCTCCTCCATCTTCCCTTCTACCTTGTCGCCTGGTCTAAGCCGCGTCATGCGCGCTGCCGCGGGTCTCCTCTGGGCTGCCCGAGAGCATTGCCTCGCCGCCGATCATAGCCGGCGTAGCCACCGCCGAAGAACCGCTGCCAGACTATGTCCCTTAGCTCCGCCTTTTCGCGCTGGTGTCTATCGCCAACGGGTTCGAGCAAGGACGCCCGGAGATGGCCGAATCGAGCCTTTCTCCGCCGCTTGCACCGGCCGCTCCTCGCCTTCGATTCGCCGCCTCCAAGCctgccccgagcccactgagcttcGCTGCTGCATCGAAGTGAGCTCCTATCGATTTCCCTCCATCTCCCCTGCTCTATTTCACGCTGTAGCGCCATCCCCCGCGAGCTCCGAGcacggccgccgccatggccgacaaACTCAAGCAGTTCGTGCTCCCCTGCCGCCTGCGTAGTCCAGTAGCAAGCGGCGAATCCCCTTCATGTTCTTCTCCCGGCGACCACCTGCAGTCCGGCGCCACCCACCGTGGTCTACTCCCGACGCCCCCATGCAATCCGGCGACGGCCGCTTCGCCACCCAGAGGCCGGCACAAGACCTCCTAGGCCTGTCCTCGATCCGTGTTTGGCTTGTGGCTGGGAGCCATGGCAGGCGGCCGAGCGTGGTGCTGTGTGGAGCAGAAGCCGGCGGTACTGGGAGGCTCGTCAGCCGGCGGCCTGCCTGGCCGGAGCCGCGAGCCCCCGTGCGTGTACGGAGCCGCGAGAGCGCGTCGACAAAAGTCGCGAGGAGACGGGGTTGACTAGTTGCGCCGTCTCTCCTCCACCACGTGGACCTGTCattggggcccacttgtcaggtttTCAATTAAATGGTTTTAATCGAGCTATCAGCGTTTTTTGAAAACTATCAGCACAATCTTggtggttttttgaaaaaaaatcgaatggTGGCGGTTTTGTGACTTAGGGTCCCCAATTGTGGTGGGTTTTTGCAATTTACTCATTTCTTGATATGTCCTCCAACATGTTCTCTGGACTCATACCGAGTGAATTCGGTAACCTTACTAGTCTTGAGTCCTTGCACCTATCGTTGAACATGCTATCTGGAGGTTTGCCACCGTCCTTTTCAGTGATGGGCCAAATTATAACCTTTGATGTCGGGAACAACCACCTTCACAGTGGCAACATCCCGCTAGAATTGTTTTCAAACTGGACTGAACTTGGCTTTTTCAGTATTGCAAACAACTCCTTCACCGGAAGCATTCCACGGGAGGTCAGCAGATGGGAGTCCCTGCAGTACCTCCTCCTTTCTGGCAACTGCTTCAACAGCTCAATCCCCGCGGAGCTAGGATCTTCCCTGCGGGTGCTAGACTTGTCCGATAACCATCTTACAGGCATGATACCATCGGGGTTTGGTAAATTATCATTCTTATTACAATTCCTTGACCTTAGCAGCAACCACTTGGAGGGAGAGATTCCAGCTAGCTTGTCGCTCCTATCTGTCAACTACATATTCTTGTCCAGTAACAGGTTGACAGGTGTCATCAACAAGGATTTCTGTAAGCAACGTCATCTACAGTTCTTGGACCTATCAAACAATCTCCTGTCTGGAATGCTCCCTGGTTGCTTATGGAACCTGCCTAATCTTACATACATGGATTTGTCAAGCA
Above is a window of Triticum aestivum cultivar Chinese Spring chromosome 6B, IWGSC CS RefSeq v2.1, whole genome shotgun sequence DNA encoding:
- the LOC123139055 gene encoding probable leucine-rich repeat receptor-like protein kinase At1g35710; protein product: HMLLCMASAISPEGEALLRWKSTLLNSTYLSSWSHAESTCDWFGVTCDNAGHVTALELSWFSLNGTLNALYFPAFRNITTLDLCGNNLIGTIPENISLLLTLAYLDLSNNYFVGAIPHQLGKLPWIRYIDLGNNYLTNPDPAKFSPLSTVQTLHLNDNNLNGTFPQFILNRTNVRLKDFDLSGNFFSGSIPETLPDMVPNLLFLDDVHSRRRPNPDGSHAGPQGPQLWWVFAIYSFLDMSSNMFSGLIPSEFGNLTSLESLHLSLNMLSGGLPPSFSVMGQIITFDVGNNHLHSGNIPLELFSNWTELGFFSIANNSFTGSIPREVSRWESLQYLLLSGNCFNSSIPAELGSSLRVLDLSDNHLTGMIPSGFGKLSFLLQFLDLSSNHLEGEIPASLSLLSVNYIFLSSNRLTGVINKDFCKQRHLQFLDLSNNLLSGMLPGCLWNLPNLTYMDLSSNAFVGEVTTSTNDASPLKSVHLSNNSFSGYFPSLIKNLESLVILDLGDNMFSGTIPSWIGASLSMLRILRLRSNMFHGSIPWEVSQLSHLQLLDLADNNLTGSIPVSFADFTYMIETTPEMDVSAILASFETFGDMPYIYSSTMDIIWKGRDYTFHKTITLMTGIDLSSNSLSGEIPAQLVNHQALRFLNLSRNNLSGGIPKNIGSLKNVESLDLSWNKLWGRIPPSISDLLCLSLLNMSNNLLSGEIPTGNQLQTLNDPSIYSNNLGLCGLPLSTPCKHDSSSATVLDQPNEHHHELETLWLSYSVIAGTVFGFWIWFGTLFFWNIWRITFFSCIDAMQQNVMQKMACTWQYDTLSERRRRSLPS